A segment of the Aureliella helgolandensis genome:
GGCATGACGCTAACCACCGTCGTCGCGTTGAACGTGTCTGCCTTGGTGGGTGGAATCGCCGCGCCGTGGATCTACAGTTGGATTGCGGTGTCTCGCGATGAAAGAGCTGCCACGCAATGCGCTTGGGGCCACCTCTGGAAGCGAATCGTAACTCTCTTGTTCGCCGTCTACGGGATCTTCTTTGCAACGCTTGCTCCAGAGATGTCCGATCCAGAGCTTGCCTGGGGCGTGGTCATGAAAGAGGTGCTGCCAATTGGTGTTGGCGTGGTGGGCCTGATGATCGCAAGCTTCTTCGCGGCCGCCATGTCGTCGGCCGACACGTACGCCACAACATCGTCCGCCATGACCGTCGATTTTCTCTATCGCAAAGTCATCGCACCGCACAAGACGACTTCCCATTATCTCATGTCAGCCCGCTGTTGGGCTGTCGTGTCGATTTTCATCGCCGCTGCGTCAACGTCTTGGTTCGATCATATTAAAGATTACGTCAAGCTGTGCATGGCGATTTTGTCTTTCTTAGGCATTCCGATTTACTTCGGGGTGATCTGGCGTAGGGCAAACACAACCGGCATGTGGGCTTCCATCCTGCTCGGGATCACGTCGCATCAAGTGATTACTCATCTACTGACCGGAGACGGACGTCTGTTTTCCGACGCGGATGCCGCCTTCGCGACCAGCGTTTTTGTGCCGACGCTGATGTCGCTCACCGGCATGTGGATCGGAAGCCTATTGGGGCCGGCCCAGAGTTCGCGGCAACTCGATCGGTTTTACGCCATCATGAATACGCCGATTGGCTCAGAGCAACGCTTGGTGGACGCGGGCATCAAGCTACCCTCGCTGGTCGATGCCGGATTGGTGGACGCAACTGTCGAAGAGCTCAACGCCGAGAGGCTTAGCGCCATTACGCAATCCGATGCCGAGCAGAAATACTTTGGACCGCAAAGCAACATTGAACTTCGCCGCGAGCAAAACGCAACTTGGTACGTCCGAGGATTTGTACTCGTGACTTTATCCTGCGTGGGACTGGTCGTCGGCACTTGGTTCGTAACCCGTTTGCTTTTTGTTTGGTAAGCCGGGGCAGTTATAGAATTTCCCGTGAAGTCAACATCTGCCATGCCGGATTCTCCGCATGCAGTCAAGAAGAGTCACCCCGAACCTGGTCTGCGGCTACCGCCGTCGGACACTAGCCAAACCCAAGAAAGTAGTCCAACGATGAATTCGAAGCTATCTTGCCTGATGCTAACCCTCTTGCTGCCGTGGGCGGCCAGAGCCTCAGCTGAGGATGAACTGGTGCTGCACACGTTTGAACGCGTGCCGTTGATTGAGGACTACCTTTCAGAAGGTGCCCACGCCGGCGACTTCAATGGGGATGGCCAGGCCGATGTTGTTTACGGGCCCTATTGGTTCGAGGGGCCCGGATTCAAAACGAAACACGAAATTTTTGAGCCCGTGCCGCAGGACCGAAATCGATACGCAAACCACTTCTTCGCTTGGCCTTACGACTTCAACGGAGACGGCTTCGACGATGTCTTCGCGGTGGGGTTCTGCATGACGCCGGCTCATGTTTACGAAAATCCCGGAGCCGATGCGGCGGGAAAACACTGGAGGAAGCATGAGGTGATCGACTGGGTTTCGAACGAATCGCCACAATTTGCAAACCTGATCGGCGATGAGCGACCGGAGTTGATCTGCACGCGCGATAGCATGTTCGGTTTTGCCACCATCGACTGGGAGAAGCCCTTTGGAGCGTGGGAGTTCCATCCAATTTCCACGAAGATTGCTCCTGAAAAATTTGGGCACGGATTGGGCGTGGGGGACATCAACGGCGACGGACGCCAAGATGTGCTGTACAAGAACGGTTGGTTTGAGCAGCCTCAAGAGGACGTCGGCAACTCGCGCTGGATGCTACACGAATCCTCGTTCAGTATCGCAAACGGCGGCGCGGATATGTACGCGTACGATGTTGATGGTGATGGCGACAACGATGTCATCACTAGCCACTCCGCGCACGGTTTCGGCCTTGGTTGGTACGAGCAAGTCCGCGAGGGAGACGCCATCGCATTCAAGCATCATTTGATTATGGGGTCGCATCCGTCTGAGAACAAATATGGCGTCTTGTTTAGCGAGCTGCATTCCGTCGCGTTGGCCGATATGGACGGCGACGGCTTGAAGGACATCGTGACTGGCAAGACGTATTGGTCGCACCATAAGCAGAGCCCGATGTGGGATGCCGGGGCGGTCGTCTACTGGTTTAAGTTGATTCGCGGCAAAGAGGGCGTCGACTGGATTCCACAGCAGTTGGATGGCGAGGCGGGAATCGGACGGCAAGTTTCAGTGGTCGATGTAAACGCCGATGGCTTACCGGACCTCGTTCTCGGTGGCATGAGGGGAGCACACGTCCTCAAACAGCGCACGACGATCGTTTCTGAGACTCAATGGCTGGAGGCTCAACCGAAGTTGTACGACGGGCCCAGGCTCCCTGCCATCGGAGAGGCTGTCGCCGCCCGGGGACCCAAAGCAGAGCTCGCGTCCGTGACGGAAAGGGTTGCCGGTGCAATCGAAGGGGAGTCACTGAAGAGTCAGGTTTCCTCCGGCAGTGTGAAGACTCAAGACATGCAACGCTTCAACGATGATCGCTGGAGTGGCGGTTCGCACCTGTGGTGGACCGGAGCTCGGGCTGGGGCCACGATGACGCTCGACTTGCCGGAGTTCAGCGGTACCGTTGATCTTGAAGTGGTCATGACGTGTGCGAGCGACTACGGAATCGTCCAGCTTTCTTTGGACGATCAACCCTTGGGCAAGCCCATTGATCTGTACGAGGCGAATGTTGTCACTACAGGCGTTTTGTCGTTTCCCAACCAAGGGGTCAAGGGTAATAGGCACACGCTCAAAGTAATGGTCGTTGGCTCCAATCCCAAGGCGAAAAAGTCAATGTATGTTGCGCTCGATTACCTGCGCATCAAGCGGGAGGACGGAACCTACGCCGCCGGAGCATCTCTCCCCGCCCGGTGACCACCAAGTCACACTGCCCGAAAATGTCCAGCCAGTATTCTATTTGGGCCAAGGCCGCCCTGAATCATGCGTGCCACCCACCTGCTCGCTCTCGGAGATTGAGCCTTTACCGGTCCTCGATAGGTGCCATTCGTGGGTGGCACCGATCGAGGGTTAGCGCCAGGCGAGGATCTCTGCGGACGCGAGTGCATGGACGGTCAATTCGTCGCGTATGAGGAGTCGACCACTGCGGTCAATCCCTTCGCAGCGACCAATGATTTGTTGTCCTGCGGCTTTAACGCGAATGACTTGTCCGCTTAGGAGACAGCGATGCAACCACTCGTCAAACCATTCTTCGCCGCCTGCCTGCCATTGTCGTATCCTGGTTTCCAGTTTCTCAAGCAGCGTGGGCAGTACGATTTCCGGTTCCAGCGCCTGGCAGCGGCTGCTGGAAATGCAAGTTGCCTGGTCGCGCAGGCCGGCTGGCGCACGCTCCCAGTCAATATTCACATTCAAGCCAATTCCGATCAGCCAACCTGCCTGGGGGGCTGAGTAGGATTCGATCAACATGCCCGAGAGCTTCTGGCGGCCCAGGTAGATGTCGTTGGGCCATTTGAGCTGCACC
Coding sequences within it:
- a CDS encoding sodium:solute symporter family protein, yielding MNVFGIHLVDLLVLAAYFAVILYLGVYLGAKKTKTLGDFFVAGGRWGPLVSFVFVFASAIAGNEAVVVSGQSYSSGLSGVWYWWSFLFATPVYFLFSTYYRRARVYNLAEFLEMRYSRAVAAMYAVIAGIVCVLFIGMFVLAIGKILAGFTDFPLPICVWTISVIVAAYVFSGGMMSALLTDLVQGVMCLVILGFVMLPFVGHAAGGMKTLRSLPAETWDFIGEGMTLTTVVALNVSALVGGIAAPWIYSWIAVSRDERAATQCAWGHLWKRIVTLLFAVYGIFFATLAPEMSDPELAWGVVMKEVLPIGVGVVGLMIASFFAAAMSSADTYATTSSAMTVDFLYRKVIAPHKTTSHYLMSARCWAVVSIFIAAASTSWFDHIKDYVKLCMAILSFLGIPIYFGVIWRRANTTGMWASILLGITSHQVITHLLTGDGRLFSDADAAFATSVFVPTLMSLTGMWIGSLLGPAQSSRQLDRFYAIMNTPIGSEQRLVDAGIKLPSLVDAGLVDATVEELNAERLSAITQSDAEQKYFGPQSNIELRREQNATWYVRGFVLVTLSCVGLVVGTWFVTRLLFVW
- a CDS encoding FG-GAP repeat domain-containing protein, yielding MNSKLSCLMLTLLLPWAARASAEDELVLHTFERVPLIEDYLSEGAHAGDFNGDGQADVVYGPYWFEGPGFKTKHEIFEPVPQDRNRYANHFFAWPYDFNGDGFDDVFAVGFCMTPAHVYENPGADAAGKHWRKHEVIDWVSNESPQFANLIGDERPELICTRDSMFGFATIDWEKPFGAWEFHPISTKIAPEKFGHGLGVGDINGDGRQDVLYKNGWFEQPQEDVGNSRWMLHESSFSIANGGADMYAYDVDGDGDNDVITSHSAHGFGLGWYEQVREGDAIAFKHHLIMGSHPSENKYGVLFSELHSVALADMDGDGLKDIVTGKTYWSHHKQSPMWDAGAVVYWFKLIRGKEGVDWIPQQLDGEAGIGRQVSVVDVNADGLPDLVLGGMRGAHVLKQRTTIVSETQWLEAQPKLYDGPRLPAIGEAVAARGPKAELASVTERVAGAIEGESLKSQVSSGSVKTQDMQRFNDDRWSGGSHLWWTGARAGATMTLDLPEFSGTVDLEVVMTCASDYGIVQLSLDDQPLGKPIDLYEANVVTTGVLSFPNQGVKGNRHTLKVMVVGSNPKAKKSMYVALDYLRIKREDGTYAAGASLPAR
- a CDS encoding biotin--[acetyl-CoA-carboxylase] ligase encodes the protein MRRCTGDEELSLPPPQALREAVLDQIHAHGWIASSSWLATVDSTNLAAKRALASTASLPALFVADEQTAGRGRGEHQWWSPAGCLMLTLALGNDGAPTDRSQWALLGLVCGVAVADTISQWIPPEQVQLKWPNDIYLGRQKLSGMLIESYSAPQAGWLIGIGLNVNIDWERAPAGLRDQATCISSSRCQALEPEIVLPTLLEKLETRIRQWQAGGEEWFDEWLHRCLLSGQVIRVKAAGQQIIGRCEGIDRSGRLLIRDELTVHALASAEILAWR